One Chryseobacterium wanjuense genomic region harbors:
- a CDS encoding TetR/AcrR family transcriptional regulator, with protein sequence MSNQAKKDQTQELIKETAKNLFFVKGKFDATTQEIADAAGVNRTLINYYFRSRDNLIQIIFDEAQKVEHEKSEIIMNSDLPFKEKIGQFIEGSLSTSLQYPYLETYIVSQINKGNCHKKDIEEGELKKLYTDIEAEMELGKIEKMKPIQFVLNMVSLLVFPSAVRPLLMENLMINEEEFDKIISERKDIILNMLFKN encoded by the coding sequence ATGTCAAATCAAGCAAAAAAAGACCAAACACAAGAATTGATCAAGGAGACAGCAAAGAATTTGTTCTTTGTGAAAGGTAAGTTTGACGCTACTACCCAAGAGATTGCAGATGCAGCAGGAGTCAACAGAACACTTATAAACTACTACTTCCGCTCGAGAGATAATCTCATCCAGATTATTTTTGACGAAGCCCAGAAAGTAGAACACGAAAAATCTGAAATCATTATGAATTCGGATCTGCCTTTTAAGGAAAAAATAGGACAGTTCATAGAAGGAAGTTTGTCTACAAGTCTGCAGTATCCGTATCTGGAAACCTACATCGTTTCGCAGATCAACAAAGGAAACTGCCACAAAAAAGATATTGAAGAAGGTGAATTAAAAAAACTTTACACCGATATAGAAGCAGAAATGGAATTGGGAAAAATTGAAAAAATGAAACCCATCCAGTTTGTTCTGAATATGGTTTCTCTTTTGGTTTTCCCAAGTGCGGTAAGGCCTTTATTGATGGAGAATCTTATGATCAATGAAGAGGAATTTGATAAGATTATTTCCGAGAGGAAAGACATCATTCTGAACATGTTGTTTAAAAATTAA
- a CDS encoding TolC family protein has protein sequence MERQRITAKLKIGIAAAFMISGFLQAQQSFTVEQSLDYAINNNVDVKKARIDQIKASQKVKETTGIGLPQISAQGTYNYYLKIPVQLLPAEIAGGTPGTYIPVQFGLKQTVGAGITLKQLLFNGSYLVGLQSAKAYKETSALAEEKTEISIKEGIMVSYAAIISTDENIKTLEDNMRIAEKTLNDTKETYKVGLTEEQNVEQLEYSYKNLQTNKENLKRTRTKLLMALKYLMGYPLDQEMELSTTLDEMVQKNQVLVDQNKDIDISNHIDLRLKNNALKVSELQLKYQKSLSLPSLSGFASTNYNGNSNSFTFFDKDQQWFNTSIVGLQLDIPIFSGLQRHWQTQQAKLDVTKAQLDKENTERSLKNEYYGKSVDYNNAFESYKTAQDQIKLSSSIYRKEQIKFKEGLGSSFDLQNSETQLYNSQSQLYESAINLIQAKVALDKAKGEL, from the coding sequence ATGGAAAGACAACGTATAACTGCAAAGCTGAAAATTGGGATAGCTGCCGCATTTATGATTTCCGGCTTTTTACAGGCTCAGCAAAGCTTTACAGTGGAGCAGAGTTTAGACTATGCTATTAATAACAATGTCGATGTAAAAAAGGCCAGAATAGATCAGATAAAAGCATCCCAAAAAGTGAAGGAGACTACCGGGATCGGGCTTCCTCAGATCAGTGCACAAGGTACTTACAACTATTATTTGAAAATTCCTGTACAACTTTTGCCAGCAGAAATTGCAGGAGGAACTCCCGGAACTTACATTCCTGTACAATTTGGATTAAAGCAAACGGTAGGAGCAGGAATTACCTTAAAACAATTGCTTTTTAATGGCTCCTATTTAGTTGGATTGCAATCTGCAAAAGCTTATAAAGAAACTTCAGCATTAGCGGAAGAAAAAACGGAAATAAGCATAAAAGAAGGCATTATGGTGTCCTATGCAGCGATAATCTCCACAGATGAGAACATCAAAACACTGGAAGATAATATGCGAATTGCCGAAAAAACCCTGAATGATACAAAAGAAACGTATAAAGTTGGTTTAACGGAAGAGCAGAATGTAGAACAATTGGAATACAGCTACAAAAACCTGCAAACCAATAAAGAAAACCTTAAGAGGACAAGAACAAAGCTTCTGATGGCTCTTAAATATTTAATGGGTTACCCTTTAGATCAGGAAATGGAGCTTTCTACAACACTTGATGAAATGGTTCAGAAAAATCAGGTTTTGGTTGATCAGAATAAAGATATTGACATCAGCAACCATATCGATTTGAGGTTGAAAAATAACGCATTAAAAGTTTCTGAATTACAATTGAAATATCAGAAATCGTTGTCTTTACCGTCATTATCAGGTTTTGCAAGTACAAATTACAACGGAAACAGCAATAGCTTTACTTTTTTTGATAAAGATCAGCAATGGTTTAATACTTCTATCGTAGGTCTGCAGTTGGATATTCCTATTTTCAGTGGGTTGCAGAGACATTGGCAGACACAGCAGGCCAAACTTGATGTAACGAAAGCACAATTGGATAAAGAAAATACAGAAAGAAGCCTGAAAAATGAGTATTATGGAAAATCCGTAGACTACAACAACGCCTTTGAAAGCTACAAAACCGCGCAGGATCAGATAAAATTGTCTTCAAGCATCTATCGTAAAGAACAGATAAAATTCAAAGAAGGTCTGGGAAGCAGTTTTGATCTTCAAAATAGTGAAACACAACTTTATAATTCTCAATCACAGCTTTATGAATCTGCCATTAATTTGATTCAGGCTAAAGTAGCTTTGGATAAAGCCAAAGGAGAATTATAA
- a CDS encoding efflux RND transporter periplasmic adaptor subunit yields MKKIFLPLALLLTLAACKKEGATQDKTLEALIKTKDVKGLQAYKDRQKAKMDSLNNIMSEVDKNLTALGVSQTLGYVSVQKLELTSFSHNVEIQGNVTTDQDVNVQSQFNGTLTLYVKEGQRVNKGQVIGRIADGGLNDQHKQALIQVSAANSQLQQVKSQANLSRITYEKQSALWKQKIGSEYQYLQAKTNYESAQKQIAAAQSQVAATQKAADAIRANLVKTTIVAPFSGVIDKVITQNGQAVSAAPATDIVKLISLGIMRVEAKVPETYLANVKPGTSVDINFPALNKSVKSSVRLVGNYIDPATRTFLIQIPVSNDGGYIKPNLLAQIKIQDYVNPSALQIPAQYIYEDAAHKSYVFIATNVNGENAIARKVYIETGQKSENSVEITKGLKAGDTVITDGSKNLTEGQKIKIS; encoded by the coding sequence ATGAAAAAAATATTTCTTCCACTAGCATTATTACTTACCCTTGCTGCCTGCAAGAAGGAAGGTGCTACACAAGATAAAACTTTAGAAGCTCTTATCAAAACCAAAGATGTAAAAGGGCTGCAAGCATATAAAGACCGTCAGAAAGCAAAAATGGACAGTCTGAACAATATCATGTCCGAGGTTGATAAAAACCTTACGGCATTAGGAGTAAGCCAGACTTTAGGATATGTTTCCGTACAGAAACTGGAGCTTACCTCATTTTCGCACAATGTTGAGATACAAGGAAATGTGACTACAGATCAGGATGTAAATGTACAGTCTCAGTTCAACGGGACATTAACGCTTTATGTAAAAGAAGGACAAAGAGTAAACAAAGGACAGGTGATAGGTAGAATTGCAGATGGAGGTCTTAACGATCAGCATAAGCAGGCTTTAATCCAGGTTTCTGCAGCCAACTCACAGCTTCAGCAGGTAAAATCTCAGGCTAATTTGTCGAGAATTACTTATGAAAAGCAAAGTGCCCTTTGGAAACAAAAAATCGGTTCAGAATACCAATATCTTCAGGCAAAAACCAATTACGAATCTGCTCAGAAACAGATTGCCGCTGCTCAAAGTCAGGTTGCTGCTACACAAAAAGCTGCTGATGCGATAAGAGCAAACTTGGTGAAAACTACGATCGTTGCTCCGTTTAGTGGGGTGATTGATAAAGTAATTACTCAGAACGGACAGGCTGTATCTGCTGCTCCGGCTACAGATATCGTAAAATTGATCAGCCTTGGAATCATGCGTGTAGAAGCCAAAGTTCCTGAAACTTATCTGGCAAACGTAAAACCGGGTACGAGCGTAGATATCAATTTCCCTGCACTTAACAAATCTGTTAAATCTAGTGTAAGATTGGTTGGAAACTATATTGATCCGGCAACAAGAACTTTCCTTATCCAGATTCCAGTTTCAAACGACGGAGGTTATATCAAACCAAATTTATTGGCTCAGATAAAGATTCAGGATTATGTAAACCCTTCTGCATTACAGATTCCGGCTCAGTATATTTATGAAGATGCAGCGCATAAAAGCTATGTTTTCATTGCTACCAACGTGAATGGTGAAAATGCAATTGCCAGAAAAGTATACATAGAAACAGGGCAGAAGTCTGAAAACAGTGTAGAAATTACAAAAGGTCTGAAAGCTGGAGATACCGTGATTACCGATGGTTCTAAAAATCTTACAGAAGGACAGAAAATTAAAATTTCTTAA
- a CDS encoding efflux RND transporter permease subunit: protein MGENKHHEKESFFSSWAVDNRTTVYVLTFIIVILGIFAYTSMPRESFPEVVENKIYISSIYPGNSAEDVEKLITKELEDKFKNVSGVDKVTSNSFQDYCLITVEFDEKVPLPEAKQRIKDKVDEAKGDQDWPTVDSGSKVEPSVFDLNISEEIPILNINLKGNYPKFTLRQFADDIKDDLEDIPEVKEATVLGVDDNEVEVALDIFKMNAAGVSFDQVINAIRNENITISGGNLITEGNRENVRIKGQISNPSDVNNFVVKPGVKIMDIAKVEFKEKEKTTYARESGKDVVMINLKKRSGTNMIAAIEQAKEKIKKAQETYLPKDLDISLTSDQSTDVEHQVNELANHILIGILLVMCVLSFSMGLKNALFVGTAIPLSMLIAFAVLSAFGVTLNTMVLFAMVMGLGMLVDDGIVVVDNVYANMEKGYKRREASKYGIGEIAFPVITSTLTTVCAFLPMLMWPGIMGEFMKYFPITISVTLLASLFVALVINASMTGGGMTLDNKNITPSQAKKYTIIFAILAVVFGVLRLVTGIEFFLAIVTLSVLAIAAIWLYKGFFHDRIEHFQYTFFPNLAKKYQKFLRNLLQGKKPRYWFLGVIGVLIFSFFLYGVMMGIGRSKVLFFPENIPKQVIVYMEYPQGTDIAKTNTATKQVEARILNVLKQYKDKKTGENFLVESMVTQVGKGAINPQVDAGSEADTPFKSKTTITFVEFAKRHGVDTGEVMEQIRKAIPNIPGFTFTVEKDANGPPVGYPVSIELKGDDYDQLLTEAKNMITYVNKQGISGIEKLQSDINKESPELIIDIDREAAGNMGVTTAYTGITLRRALFGQDISTFKDVKDDYDISVRLQQDQRRNTSLLFNQPITLQGQTGPILVPMSTFSTMKEENTFNKIKRKDNTRTIMVYSNVLKGYNANEIVQKIQASLKNYKTPEGITYSFGGEQEEQGKNMNFLLFALFLAMALVTSIIVFQFNSLSKTLIIMTTIFLSFAGVFLGLAIFGMDFVILMTMMGIISLAGVVVKNGIVLMDFFVLKLDEMVHKKGVETHDDLELEEVKEIIIESGKERLRPVLLTATTAILGLIPLAVGLNFDVFSFLTTLNPHFSVGGDNVMFWGPLAWTIIFGLSFATFLTLIIVPVMFYIISKRKINSRRKYVAKHAHDAEREAEEQERLKKLYPQEFEEYHKKKEDDLGLES, encoded by the coding sequence ATGGGCGAAAATAAACACCACGAAAAAGAATCTTTCTTTTCAAGTTGGGCGGTAGACAATAGAACCACAGTATATGTACTTACATTTATCATTGTAATTCTGGGGATCTTTGCTTACACGTCTATGCCAAGAGAAAGCTTTCCGGAAGTGGTAGAAAATAAGATATATATTTCTTCTATATATCCGGGAAACTCGGCGGAAGATGTTGAAAAGCTTATCACCAAGGAGCTTGAAGATAAATTTAAGAACGTTTCGGGAGTAGATAAGGTAACCTCAAATTCATTTCAGGATTACTGTCTGATTACCGTAGAATTTGACGAAAAAGTACCTTTACCGGAAGCAAAGCAAAGAATTAAAGATAAAGTAGACGAAGCAAAAGGAGATCAGGATTGGCCTACGGTGGACTCCGGTTCGAAAGTGGAGCCAAGCGTTTTTGATCTTAATATTTCTGAGGAAATTCCAATTCTGAATATTAATTTAAAAGGAAATTATCCAAAATTTACGCTAAGACAATTTGCGGATGATATCAAAGATGACCTTGAAGACATTCCTGAAGTAAAGGAAGCTACCGTTTTAGGGGTTGATGATAATGAAGTGGAAGTTGCGCTGGATATCTTCAAGATGAATGCAGCGGGAGTAAGTTTTGATCAGGTGATTAATGCCATCAGAAACGAAAATATTACCATTTCCGGGGGTAATCTGATCACCGAAGGAAACCGTGAAAACGTCAGAATCAAAGGACAGATTTCCAATCCTAGCGACGTTAATAACTTCGTAGTAAAACCAGGTGTAAAGATCATGGATATTGCGAAAGTAGAGTTTAAAGAAAAAGAAAAAACTACCTACGCAAGAGAATCCGGAAAAGATGTGGTGATGATCAACCTTAAGAAAAGATCAGGAACCAACATGATTGCGGCGATCGAGCAGGCAAAAGAAAAAATCAAAAAAGCTCAGGAAACATACCTTCCGAAAGATCTTGATATTTCTTTGACATCCGACCAGTCTACAGACGTTGAGCATCAGGTAAACGAATTGGCAAACCATATTCTTATTGGTATCCTTTTGGTAATGTGTGTGTTGAGTTTTTCAATGGGACTTAAAAATGCATTATTCGTTGGAACCGCGATTCCGCTTTCGATGTTGATTGCCTTTGCGGTATTGAGCGCTTTTGGAGTTACCTTAAACACCATGGTACTTTTCGCGATGGTAATGGGACTCGGGATGCTGGTAGATGACGGGATTGTGGTGGTAGACAACGTGTACGCCAATATGGAGAAAGGGTACAAAAGGAGAGAAGCATCAAAATACGGTATCGGTGAGATCGCTTTCCCGGTAATTACTTCTACATTGACGACCGTTTGTGCCTTTTTACCAATGTTGATGTGGCCGGGAATTATGGGAGAGTTTATGAAATATTTCCCAATCACAATTAGTGTTACCCTTTTAGCATCACTTTTTGTAGCATTGGTTATTAATGCTTCCATGACAGGTGGGGGAATGACATTAGACAATAAAAACATTACGCCTTCACAAGCTAAGAAATACACCATTATTTTTGCCATTTTGGCGGTAGTTTTTGGAGTTTTAAGATTGGTAACGGGTATTGAGTTCTTCCTGGCAATCGTAACACTGTCTGTATTGGCAATTGCTGCGATATGGCTGTATAAAGGATTTTTCCATGATAGAATTGAGCATTTCCAGTATACTTTCTTCCCGAATCTGGCTAAAAAGTATCAGAAATTCTTAAGAAATTTATTACAGGGTAAAAAACCTAGATATTGGTTCCTGGGAGTGATCGGGGTTCTTATTTTCTCATTCTTCCTTTATGGAGTGATGATGGGAATCGGACGTTCCAAAGTTCTTTTCTTCCCGGAAAATATTCCTAAGCAGGTAATTGTTTATATGGAATATCCTCAGGGAACAGATATTGCCAAGACAAATACGGCTACAAAACAGGTAGAAGCGAGAATTTTAAATGTTTTAAAACAATATAAAGATAAGAAAACCGGAGAGAACTTCCTGGTAGAATCTATGGTGACCCAAGTCGGAAAAGGAGCTATCAATCCACAGGTTGATGCCGGTTCTGAAGCGGATACGCCATTTAAATCAAAAACGACGATCACTTTCGTAGAATTTGCGAAACGTCACGGTGTAGATACCGGTGAGGTGATGGAACAGATCAGAAAAGCGATTCCTAATATTCCGGGATTCACCTTTACGGTAGAAAAAGATGCAAACGGCCCGCCGGTTGGTTATCCGGTTTCTATCGAGCTTAAAGGAGACGACTACGATCAGTTGCTGACGGAAGCCAAGAATATGATCACTTATGTTAATAAACAGGGAATTTCGGGAATCGAAAAACTTCAGTCTGATATTAATAAAGAAAGTCCGGAGCTTATCATCGATATCGACAGAGAAGCGGCAGGAAATATGGGTGTAACGACGGCTTATACAGGAATTACGCTTCGTAGAGCTTTGTTCGGGCAGGATATTTCTACCTTTAAAGATGTTAAAGATGATTATGATATTTCGGTAAGATTGCAGCAGGATCAGAGAAGAAATACGAGTTTGCTGTTTAACCAGCCGATTACGCTTCAGGGGCAGACTGGTCCGATTCTGGTTCCGATGTCCACTTTCTCGACTATGAAAGAAGAAAATACTTTCAACAAAATCAAGAGAAAGGATAATACCAGAACGATCATGGTTTATTCAAACGTATTGAAAGGATATAATGCGAATGAAATCGTTCAGAAAATTCAGGCATCATTGAAAAACTATAAAACTCCGGAAGGAATTACCTATAGTTTCGGCGGTGAGCAGGAAGAGCAGGGCAAAAACATGAATTTCCTATTGTTTGCATTGTTCCTGGCAATGGCGTTGGTAACATCGATTATTGTATTCCAGTTCAACTCGCTTTCAAAAACTTTGATTATCATGACTACGATTTTCTTAAGTTTTGCCGGAGTATTCTTAGGATTGGCGATTTTCGGAATGGATTTCGTAATTCTGATGACCATGATGGGGATCATCTCATTGGCAGGGGTTGTAGTGAAGAACGGTATCGTATTGATGGACTTCTTCGTTCTTAAGCTCGACGAGATGGTTCATAAAAAAGGGGTGGAAACCCACGACGACCTTGAATTGGAAGAAGTGAAGGAAATCATCATCGAATCAGGAAAAGAGCGTTTAAGACCGGTATTATTGACGGCTACAACGGCTATCTTAGGTTTGATTCCGTTGGCTGTAGGTCTAAACTTTGACGTATTTTCTTTCCTTACAACATTGAATCCGCACTTCTCGGTAGGAGGGGACAACGTAATGTTCTGGGGACCATTGGCATGGACGATCATTTTCGGACTATCATTTGCTACCTTCCTTACATTGATCATCGTTCCGGTAATGTTCTACATTATCTCTAAACGTAAGATCAACAGCAGAAGAAAGTATGTTGCAAAACATGCTCACGATGCAGAAAGAGAAGCAGAAGAACAGGAAAGACTGAAAAAGCTGTATCCTCAGGAATTTGAAGAATACCACAAGAAAAAAGAAGATGATCTAGGTTTAGAATCATAA
- a CDS encoding KTSC domain-containing protein yields the protein MKKLGEYRKLLEVDKTVTLKELKTIYRNTMKDTHPDKFINDEAGKLEAEEKSKSVIEAYHFLVSINPETQEKYKEEYTETVTKSNIQDFYLEKSVLTVQHLNGNIYEYIGVPRNTYIKMVNADSPSRFARRHIYGSFVYRKAGEVMAE from the coding sequence ATGAAAAAATTAGGCGAATACAGAAAGCTTCTTGAAGTTGATAAAACCGTGACTCTAAAGGAGCTGAAAACCATTTACAGGAATACGATGAAAGATACGCATCCTGATAAATTTATCAATGATGAAGCCGGAAAACTGGAAGCGGAAGAAAAGAGCAAATCTGTCATTGAAGCCTATCATTTTTTGGTAAGCATTAATCCTGAAACGCAGGAAAAATATAAGGAAGAATATACCGAAACCGTTACAAAATCTAATATTCAGGATTTTTATCTGGAGAAATCGGTTCTTACGGTTCAGCATTTGAACGGAAATATATACGAATACATCGGAGTTCCAAGAAACACCTATATCAAAATGGTGAATGCAGATTCTCCGAGCCGTTTTGCAAGAAGACATATCTATGGAAGTTTTGTCTACAGAAAAGCCGGGGAGGTGATGGCGGAATAA
- a CDS encoding tetratricopeptide repeat protein: MKPLRHNNHILENLSNKFFNNSLPEDWFIDKPENDYGIDYITNIVVNNEVTGLNFSVQLKSKEIDTNKNTVNIQFKTSTLNFFRARLEPVMIIVYVKQDIEAYWQWFEDIEFNHEDLENKENIYLKVSKENKLTEINWNDIISKVQKHFGIKSLFESFTKLEYESLDKIEIIAWKNYLTQNFSDAIFYFKKALKIENLQDKASILHALSQSLYSMYNYEEALLYINQCLEIEESENLFLTKACILAEQGISTSNQHKLLDAKEIFRNILNTNNKFTYHYNYANTLSNLQEFEEAIKHYKLSLKLNPNYAEAWKNLGTAYYYLGNHEEELVCYDKALEINPNLVEALFSKGVTLLNIFKDYTSAKELMYKSIESGEESLIKNFPRGYYALSLVNYRLNNISEALKFIDKGLDAIPNDGYLINLKLDIIDSKINEKIIEESYLNKFFELLLRFEDIRAIYYITLINNYSDNQILQLLQKYIYIFRFITLDNLEDSKISLKENLSFLKYYSYYQEYRSKCSIFSYYEHLDYDQFKINESFLPLLELTFAFSYCEALDYILNNENSENKNVIKILHKELLKSINLINILIPLSHPTFSKEEKINILSQTIIEYKMILFREISRQHGFLCGSFGLTKIGVEDLMPEKFSDEIIESIIKVANSKLHLLSEK; encoded by the coding sequence TTGAAACCTTTAAGACATAATAACCATATTCTCGAAAATTTATCTAACAAATTTTTCAACAACTCTCTTCCTGAAGACTGGTTTATTGATAAGCCAGAAAATGACTATGGAATTGACTATATTACTAATATAGTAGTCAATAATGAAGTTACAGGATTAAATTTTTCAGTACAACTAAAATCAAAAGAAATTGACACTAATAAAAATACTGTTAATATTCAATTTAAAACATCTACATTAAATTTTTTTAGAGCAAGGCTTGAGCCCGTAATGATAATAGTCTACGTAAAACAAGACATTGAAGCATATTGGCAATGGTTTGAAGATATTGAATTTAATCATGAGGATTTAGAAAATAAGGAAAATATTTACTTAAAAGTTTCAAAAGAAAATAAACTGACAGAAATCAATTGGAATGATATAATATCTAAAGTTCAAAAACATTTTGGTATAAAAAGTTTATTTGAATCATTCACTAAACTTGAATATGAATCATTAGATAAAATTGAGATTATTGCTTGGAAAAATTATCTTACGCAAAATTTCTCTGATGCAATATTTTATTTCAAAAAAGCATTAAAGATAGAAAATTTACAAGATAAGGCTTCTATTTTACACGCATTATCACAAAGCCTTTATAGTATGTATAATTATGAAGAAGCACTTCTGTATATTAATCAATGTTTAGAAATTGAGGAATCTGAAAACTTATTTTTAACAAAAGCCTGCATACTTGCGGAACAAGGTATTTCAACTTCAAATCAACATAAATTACTTGATGCTAAAGAAATTTTCAGAAATATTTTAAATACTAATAATAAATTTACTTATCACTATAATTATGCTAACACTCTTTCAAACTTACAAGAATTTGAAGAAGCTATCAAGCATTATAAATTATCTTTAAAATTAAATCCTAATTATGCTGAAGCTTGGAAAAATCTTGGTACAGCATATTATTATTTAGGAAATCATGAAGAAGAACTTGTTTGCTACGACAAAGCTCTGGAAATAAACCCAAATTTAGTCGAAGCTTTGTTTAGTAAAGGTGTAACATTATTAAATATTTTTAAAGATTACACCTCAGCAAAGGAGTTAATGTATAAATCAATAGAGTCAGGAGAAGAATCATTAATAAAAAACTTCCCTAGAGGGTATTATGCTTTAAGTTTAGTTAATTACAGGCTTAATAATATTTCCGAAGCTTTAAAATTTATTGATAAAGGACTTGATGCAATACCGAACGATGGATATTTAATCAATTTAAAACTTGACATAATTGATTCTAAAATAAATGAAAAAATAATTGAAGAGTCATATTTAAACAAATTTTTCGAATTACTACTAAGATTTGAGGATATAAGGGCAATATACTATATTACTCTTATTAATAATTATTCTGACAACCAAATCTTACAATTGCTTCAAAAATATATTTACATCTTTAGGTTTATTACCCTTGATAATCTTGAAGACAGTAAAATATCTTTAAAAGAAAATTTATCTTTTTTAAAATATTATTCCTACTATCAAGAATATAGAAGTAAATGTTCTATTTTTAGTTATTATGAACATTTAGATTATGATCAATTTAAAATTAATGAATCTTTTTTACCTTTATTGGAATTAACATTTGCTTTTTCATATTGTGAAGCATTAGATTATATTTTAAATAACGAGAATTCTGAAAATAAAAATGTTATCAAAATTCTTCATAAAGAACTACTAAAAAGTATTAATCTTATTAATATTTTAATTCCTTTATCTCACCCTACTTTTAGTAAAGAAGAAAAGATTAATATATTATCTCAAACAATTATCGAATATAAAATGATTTTATTCAGAGAAATTTCAAGACAACATGGATTTTTATGTGGATCTTTCGGTTTAACAAAAATTGGGGTTGAAGATTTAATGCCAGAAAAGTTTAGTGATGAAATTATTGAAAGTATTATAAAAGTAGCGAATAGTAAATTACATTTATTATCAGAAAAATAA